GAACGCCACCCGGAAGGCCAGTTCGAGATGGGGAAGGTTGTGGATCCGAAGGGCCGCAAAGTCGGCCAGTCCTCCCACCAGGGCGCAGAGAAGAACCAGAAGGGCCACAAGGGTTGAAGCGGACCACCGGCGCACAATGCTGGTCAGTCCCACGGCCAGGACCGTCAGAAGAAGGGAAAAAGCCGGGAGAATCGTGTGAAGTTTCATCAGGCAAGTCATCCTTCCAGAGGACAATCGGAAAAGAATCGGAATGCTTCACTGTTCATTCGGTAATGCAAAAGAAACGCCAGCCGTTTTTCCCTTCCCGGCTTTCATCCTTCAAGGAGTCAAGCGTGTGCGGATGTGTCTTGGCCCATGGCATCCGTCTTGCTCGTAAATTCTTCAGGGATATCAGGTGAATTTTTTGTCGCCTTCTCTCTTCTTTCCCTGTGCAGTCAAAAGAGTGTCGAATGAGACCGGAGTGCAACTTTTTCTTTCGGCGGATTCATTTTGATGAAAGATGCCAATCCGGAAAGAAAAAGTTTGCATGAGGCAGAATCGGAGAGCAAGCGTTGGATGGGACTCGAGTCGCCCGAAACACCGAGAAAGTTTTTGTTGTTCTTGTGACTTATAACCGCAAGGACCTCTTGCTGGAATGTCTGGATGGTCTCTTGCGCCAGACAAGGCCGATCGACGGTCTTGTCCTGATCGACAACGCCTCCACAGACGGCACGGCCGATGCGCTTTATGCCCAGAAGTTTCTTCCCGAAGTTCCGCCGCTGAATGCCCGGTCCGTCTGGGAGTTTCGGCGAGAATCCTTCCGGGAAGGCGAGATGACGTTTGTGTATCTCCGGCTTCCGGTCAATGAAGGGGGGTCGGGGGGATTCCATGAAGGGGTGAAGAAAGCCCTTGAGTTTGATTGCGACTGGTTGTGGATGATGGACGACGACGTCGAGCCGGACGAGGGGTGTCTGCAGGGACAACTTGCGTTTTCGGAGATCTCGAAGTGCATCCATCCCCGTAAATATTTTCAGGATGGTCTGGCCCATGAATGGGAGGGCTATATCAGTGCGGTGACGGGAAGACGGGTTTTCCAGCCGGACATTTCCTTCCGGAAGGGATTCTCGTTTTGCACGATCAACACCGGATGTTTCGAAGGAATGCTGATTCACCGGTCGGTTGTGGAGAAAATCGGACTGCCGGACAAACGGTTTTTTCTGGGGGGGGACGATTCGGTCTACGGGTTTCTCGCCCATTACCACACGCCTGTCCTGTATCTCCGGGACCCCCGCATCAACAAGAAGAAGATCTACCAGGTCGAAAACAACCCGATTGGCGACCGGAGCATTTATTACGGGATGCGAAACACGTTTTTGATGCAGCGATACCTGAACGAGAAAATGGAGCGATACCGATTGATCCGCTCTTTTTTCATCCTGGTGAGATTTGTGGACTATGCCCTGAATATCCTGCAGAACAGGCCGGAAAAATTTCGGGGGTACCGGGTTCTGATGCGGGCGTTTCGGGACGGGTTGACAGGAAACTTCGGAAAAGGTCTTTAAATCTCCCTCCTTTAAAGTTTTGTCCTCTGAAATTTTGTCCTCCCGGAAAGCTTCTGGCAACGTCTTGAGCGCCTGAAAAGCTTTCCGGGTGTCGGCTTTTTCTGTTTTTTCTTCTTGTCAGCTTTTCTGCGCCTGCTTTCGGACCTTTGACTGATCCTTGATATACAACCCCATGCCCAGAGGAAGACCCAGAAACCAGAGGGTTCTGGCGAGGCCGTTGTTCAATTCCCTGTATTGGGTTCCGAACGACCGGCCGGCGTGCAGGGAGAATCGTCCGTAATGGACGGCGAAGCGGAGAAAGTCCTTCGGTGAATAGGAAAACTTGTCGATGTCTTCGTTCAGGACCGTCCGGTGAAGGTAAGAGATGCCGGGCGCGACTTTCTTCACGGGAAAATAGGCGGCCTGATCCGACTTCTGGGCCGTTTCCATGAAGTAGGTCCGAAGCTTCTGGTTGATGTAACGGGTCTTGTATTTGCGTCCGATGGCATACCAGACAACATTCGGCGGGAACCATTTGACCCCTTCGACGATCGGGAACGGATGGGAGCGTAAAAGGTCCGTCCGGGTGAACCCCCATTTCTCCCCTTTCACGTGAAACCGGTAATGCATCTCAAGGGACGTCGAATCCATGATATCACGCGGGTAGAGGTCACCGATCAACGCCCCGTCCTGGTCGACGCAAAGCCCCGTGATGCCGGCGTATTGTTCCTTCGGGGCAGGGAGGTTGTTCCAGGTGTTGGCAAAAACCTCGAGGGCGTTCGGAAAACAGGCGTCGTCCGAATCCAGTTGCAGGAAGAGAGTTCCCTGGGCTTTTTGCACTCCGAGGTTGAATGCCGAATGGTGTCCGCCGTTTTCTTTCCAGAAATATCGAATCGGAAAATCCGCCTCTTTTTGCCATTTCTCGACAAGTTCCCGGGTGTTGTCGACAGATCCGTCGTCGACAATGAGCCATTCGAAGTCACGAAACGTCTGGGACTTCATGCTTTCGTACACCCGTGGGATCTTCTTTTCCCGGTTGTAGGCCGATGTGAAGACCGTAAAAAGATATCGGCCCTGCTCGACGGGCTTCCAGCCGGACGGTGCGGTGGAGGATTGTTTTTTGTTTGTCTCGATTGCGGTCCCGTTCATCGCGTCCTCTCAGATCAGGTATAGGGCTTTAGAGTCTTTGAATGAAAAGTCTACGTCGTGATGTTTTAAGCAAGAAAAGTGCCATAAAGAATGTCGGTCGAGGGAATCCGGTTGCGGATTTTACCGATTCCAGACCCTGACAGGGGTCTCTTCCCGGCACGATCGTGCAAGTGAGAAAGTTGTTCTTGCTTGGTCAGGCATCTAATTTGCAAGCTTTTCAATCGAAAGAGTGGGTGTCGAACGACTTGGAAAAAGACGACGGGACGCTGCCTGCTTCCACCAAATTTTCCTCTTCCCAAGATTAAGATCTGTCTTTTTGCTGCGAGTGCTGAATGTCGGGAGTGACGGTCGAGATATGTTCGTTTTCAGTTGGAAGCGTGTTTTTCTGTTCCCCCATCGTTGCCGACTGGCGAACGCAATGATCCGAAGTGCCTTTCTGAGTGGGGTCGCCCTCGGGCTCCTTTTGCCTGTTTTGTTTACAGGGGGGATTGCGTATGGGGGGCCGATCTATGGCCCGTCTCCCAATGGAAGTGTGCCAGGCGGGCAGGTTCCCGGAGGAGATGTCAATGCCCCGGATGTTCCGAGCGGACTGGTTCCTTCCTTGAACGGACCGGGATTCAATGCCCCGAATAATGGATCGCCGTCTTCGGGAAATTCCGGACAAACCGGGTCCCCGACCGGCAATCTGAACCCCATGAATCCGAACGGTCCTCCGGGGGGATCCAATAACCCCAATAATCCAAGCAATCAGGGACAGCCAGCATCGAGCGCCCCAACATTCATGAACAGCGCCATGCCCAACTCGAGCAATCCTTTCCTGCCGAACAATATTTCCCCCGGCCTTTTGTCGGCTCCATTGGAGAATGCCTATCTTCAGGATGGTGTGCCCCAATTGGCCGCTCCCATGATGTCGGCGGTCTATCGTCCTTTCGGGATGACGTTTTTCCAGCCGAACCCGTTTCAGGTGACGCCTCAGGGTGCGGTGACATTGACCGGGATGTATGGAGAAGACAGCAATATCGCCTATACGACCAATCAGCCGAGCTGGGGGTCTTTTTTTTCCATCACCCCGGCCGTCTATTATTCGAACTTCGACGATTACGGCTATATCTCTCTCATGGGAAGCGCCTCCTACTATCAGTACAATGCCGGGAACATCCCTCCCTACCTGGATGGGACGGCCGGGATTTCGGCCGGGACATATCTCGGCGACCGGGTTTTCGTCGGTGTCCAGGATATGGGGTTTGTCGGATTTTCCCCAGGCATGAACGGCTCGCCTCTTGCCTTCTTTACGGGAATCAATCCGTACTATGGAAACATGTCGGACGCCGAGGTCGGATTTGCCCTGACACCAAAGGTTACCTTCGTCCAGTCGGCGTCTGACATGTATTTCGATGACTCCGGCTTCGGGGCGGGAATTTATAATATCCAGTCCCTGATGGATACTCTGAACTACAAAGATGCTTTGAATTTTCTTTCCTTGTCCTACATTTATCAGCAGGGGATCATCTCACTGTTCCCGGGGTTCATCTCCGACGGACTGATGGGAAGCGCCATGAGAATGGTTTCTCCCACAACGTCCTTCGGTGGGGGGGAATGCTTCTTACTTTCTGTATGATCAGTCAGCGGCTCCGACCGGTTTTTTTGGCACCCCCGCAAGCTCCCTGAACTTTTATATGTATTCCTATTACGGAATCCTGACCCATCAATTGACGCGGAGCCTATCCGTCGCCCTCCAGGGCGGATGGAACGCCGTTTCTTTTTACAGCGGAGAAACCTTCCAGGCGCCGCTGATCGATCTGAACATCGCCTACACGGGGCCTCGTCTGGGATTGGGGTTGAACGCCGGTGAATACATGGAGAACATGAGTTCCTACGGAGTCGAAATGGGGCCCGAAAAAACCAAAAATGTGCTGGGGTATGCCACCTACAGTATCAGCCCCAAAACGTCTGTTTTTTCCTCAGCCGGTTATAGTATCTATGATTTTCTGGATCCCTACAGCTTTTCCAATAGTTTCTTTCAGACCCTGCAGCCCAATTTGTCCTATTCGGGATCTTATCTGTACCTTGCGGACGGGATTAACTACACCCCCGCGACATGGGTGAATACCAGTCTCATATACAATCTGGTGGATTTTTCGACCAGTATTCCCAACACGTCCATCGTCGAGAACATGTTTATGGCGATGGTCACGTTTGTCTGGAACTTCAATTAAAGAAAATGGTCCAGGAGAGAGTGGCTGTCTCATCCAAAAAACGTTGAGTTCAGGATGGTGAATTTTTATGGGTAATGTTTATCCGGGAACGGGAGGGAGTCTCGCCGTTTCCGAGCGGCCTGTGCCAGAGGGAATGGATTTTTCTCTTCCGAAGGTTCCCTGGGGATATTATGCGGCGGCAGTGGTCCTGGGATTCGACGCGTTTTTCAGCGTCGGGATTCCACGCCTGATTCTTCTCCCGCTTTCAGCTGTCCTTTTCCTGTCTCTTGCCCTGAAATCGGCGGGAACACCCATGCCGGCCATGATGGCCCTTATCGTGTACATCCCTTACGCCAAGGCCATCGCGGGGAACATGGGCGGTTTTCTCCCCGGTCTCAACTACACCACGGCACTGATGGTCATTGTCATCATCGGAATGTATTCCCGGGTGCAGGGGACGCATGTCGAGCCGGCACTTCCACTGGAAGCGACATTTCGCAGGCTTGTCCTTCTTTTTTGCGTGTTTGGTGCGATTTCCGTCATCCATACCGATCTTGTCTTCGCCCAATGGTCGGTGTTCAAGTCTATCGTCGACTATAAACGCTGGATCGATCCGTTTCTGGTCTTTTTTCTTTTTTCCTACCTGGTCCGGACACAGAAAGAAGCGAAAACACTGATCTACCTGATGGCCGTCAGCATGGTTGTGGTGGGGATCGGAAGCCTCTACCAGCATCATGTCATTTCCGGAAGGAGTCACCGGGTTCGCCTGAAAGGGATCGCCGGCCAGGCGAACCAGATGGGGGCGTTCTACGCCAACTACATGTTTCTTATCCTGGGGTTCGTCTGGATGAAGGGGCTCACCTTCCTGAAGAAATCGCTTTTTGCCCTGGGGTTCTGGGGCTGTCTTCTGGGACTCTTTGCCACCGAATCCCGGGGAGACTTCCTGGCTCTGGTCATGGGGATGCTTCTCTTCCTTTTCCTTCGGAAGAAAGTGCTCTTTTTTGTCGCGATCGCCGGGATTATTTTCGTGTCCGTCAATATCCAGTTTCTTCCCTCGGGGCTTCGGAACCGGATCCAGCATACCGTCACCCATCGCGACCCGTACGGATTCTCCGGCTCATCCGGCCAACTCGACGCCAGCGCCCGAACCCGGCTGGCTCTTTGGCAAGGCGCGGCGAACATGATCATGAGCCATCCGCTCATGGGCGTCGGTTACAAGATGTTTCCCGAATATATCTACCAGTATGTTCCCCACAACGAAGAAACGGACCGTCTGCCTCTGCGCCACCGGGACGGCCACAACGCCTATCTCATGATCGGTGCCGAAATGGGTGTCCCGGCCCTTCTGCTGTTTCTGCTGCTCCTTTTGTACATGTTCCGGATCATGTGGCGGGCCTACCGGGCAAGCCCCGACCGCTACTGGAAGACCGTATCGGTCTGCGGACTCTGCGCGGTGACCTCCCTCGTTCTGACCAACCTCTTCGGATCAAGGGTCATCAGCCTCGTGCTGGCGGGCTACCTCTGGGCCCTTCTGGCGATTCTCCTGAAAGTGCCAAAATGGGCCGAAGAGGGGGACCCGGAGGAGGAAGTCGCGCCATGATTCCGGTGCTGTATCTGATCGAACACCTGCGTCAGGGAGGAAGCGAGCGTTATGTCGCGGAACTCGTCCGTTCCGCCCGGGAGATGGGCGTCGAACCCCATGTCGGGTGCTTCGCGGAAGGGGGGATTTTCTATGACGAGATCCGCCGCGTCGGCATTCCTCTTCAGGCTTACCCGCTCGACAGTCTCTATCACCCCTCGGTCCTTCGGACGATTCGTTCCCTTTCGGCCTATATCCGCAAGCACCGGATCCGGATCGTCCATAGTTTCCAGCCCAACGCGAACGTCCTGGGAACGGTCGTCGGACGTCTTTCAGGAACGAAAGTCGTCATTTCCCGCCGAAATCTGGGAGATTTCGGGGGACTGGGCTCTCCGCGGCTCGCCTGGCTCCAGAAAGCGATCACGAACCGGTTGTCCCACCGCGTTCTGGCGAATTCCAGGGCGGTTCGTGAGGCCGCCATCCGGGGCGAGGGGTTTCCACCCGAAAAAGTCGTCCTGATCTACAACGGGCTGGATACCGAGCGCTTTCGTCCCGTTCCGGATCCGGCTTCCCGGAGACGGGAGCTGGGGATTCCCGAAAAGGGATTCGTGTTCGGAATCGCTTCGGGTTTCCGGCCGGTCAAGGGCGTGGATGTGGTGATTCGGGCCTTCGCGAAGGCCCGACCTCTTTGTCCCGACAGTGTCCTGGTCCTCGCCGGGGACGGGCTCGGCCGTGAACAACTCGAAAATCTCGTCCGGGAGCTCGGACTGGAGGAAGGCGTTATTTTTCTGGGCGTGCGCTCCGACATGGAAATAATCTACCCGGCCTTCGATGCCTTTGTGCTCACGTCGCACAGCGAAGGGTTTTCCAACGCGATCCTCGAGGCGATGGGGACAGGTCTTCCCGTCGTGGCTTCCCGGGTGGGAGGCAACATCGAAATGGTGGAAGACGGCGTTCGGGGATATCTGGTTCCTCCCGGGGATCCGGAGACGCTTTCGGACCGTCTTTGTCGTCTCTATGCCGATCCGGTTCTGACCCATGCCATGGGGAAAGAAGCCCGGGCCTGGGTCGAACGGACGAACGCCCGGGACGTGATCGTCCGGCGGTTTGGCGAGCTCTACCGGGGAGTGCTGGATGAATGAGAAAGTCCTGTCGAACGGAAGGCCCCTGACGGTCTGCCATCTTTTTCCGTCTCTCCCTCTCCACGGAGCGGAAAACCATTTTCTGAAGCTCTGCCGGAATCTGGACCCGGACGTCGTCCGGACCTCCATTGTCGTGATGGTCGAAAGAGGAGAGCTGGCCCCCGACTTCGAAGCCCTGGGGATTCCCGTGACCCTGATTCCGAAGAGAAGCCGGTACGACCTGACCGTCGTCCCGCGGCTTCGGGCTTTTTTGAAAGCGGGCCAGTACGACATCATTCATACCCATCTTTTTACTGCCAACTTCTGGGGCCGGCTGGCGGCTTTTGGCCTTTCCCCTGTTCTCGTGAGTTCCGCCCACAACGTGGTGCCCAAAGAGCGGCCGACGCTGGTCCGGGTCGAAAATTTTCTCGACCGCTTTCAGTCCCGCTGGACAGATGCCATTTTCTGCGTGACCGGACAGGTTCTGCAGTCGATGAAATCGGACGCCGGACTTCCCCGCCACAAGCTGGTCGCGATCGAAAACGGCCTTCCGTTTCCCGAGGCCGCCGAGCGGCGGATCAAGGAGGCCCGTCGCCGCCTGGGCCTGCCGGTGGACCGGAGAATTCTGGCGGTGATCGGACGGTTCTCCACCCAGAAAAACCACACGGGATTTCTCGAGGCGTTCGCAAAGGTCCGGACAAAACATCCCGGTCTCCTGGTCCTGTTCATCGGAGAGGGGGAACTCGAAGGGGCGATCCGGGAGCAGGTGGCCGCGCTCGATCTCGGAGAAGCCGTCCGGTTTTTGGGCCAGAGACGGGATGTTCCGGCACTTCTCGAGGCGCTGGACCTTCTGGTGGTGCCGTCCCTGTGGGAAGGGCTCCCCAACGTGATGCTGGAAGCGATGGCGGCCAACGTCCCGGTGGTCGCGACGGCGGTGGGTGGAATCCCCGACGTCCTGACCGACGGTGTGAACGGGGTCGTCTGCCAGACGTCCCCGGAGAGCTTGTCGGAGGCCATGGACCGGGCTCTGTCCCGTCCGGACGAGATGTCCCGGATGGCAGATGCGGCTTCAGCCCTGATCCGGGACCGCTACGATATCCGGAACACGGCCCGTCGCTATACGGGGTTCTATCGGAACCTGGACCGTCAGAAACGCTTTTCCCGGGGGATGCGGGATGTCCTCCGGACGGGAACGGGACGCCTGATGTCCCGTCCGGGAAAAGGAAGGACAGGAACTCTTCGGGTCCTGATGTATCACCGGATCGCCGACGACCCGGGGGAGGACATTCTGGCGGTGACGCCGTTTTCTTTTTTCGAACAGATGCGCTGGTTGAAGGAAGAGGGATTCCCTGTCCTTCCGGTTGCCGATGCGCTGAAACGACTGTCGGAGGAGAATCTGCCCGAAGGTGCCGTCTGTATCACGTTCGACGACGGGTACCGGGATAACTTCACCGAGGCGTTCCCCGTCCTGTCCCGTTTCGGGTTTTCGGCGATGGTGTTTCCCGTGACCGGATTTGTTCTGGGGGAAGGGGAGCATCCCCGATACAGGCAAAGTCCGGTGCCCGTCCCTTACCTCACCGTGGATCAGGTGAGGCAAATGAAGGCGGCGGGCATCGAATTCGGCTGTCATACCCACATGCACGCCCTTCTTCCGGAAGTCTCCGACAATCAGGCCAAAGACGAACTTTGTCAGGCAAAGAAATTGCTCGAGGACTGGATAGCGGCACCGGTCGAGGTTTTCGCCTATCCAAACGGGGCGTTCCGGAAAGGGCATTTCCCTCTGCTCGAACAGCTCGGGTTTCGGGCGGCGTTCTCCGTCATGCCGGGTGTCAACCGTCGGGAAACCGATCGATGGATCCTCCGGAGAACCGAAGTCAGCGGCCGGGACAGTCTCAGGGATTTTATGCACAAAATGCGGGGAGGCCTCGATCTCTGGCAGGGCCTTTATCAAAGTGTCAAAGGATTTTACAGATGAATGAGCACCCGTTCAAAATTCTTTACCTCATGACGGACCCGTTCGGAATGGGGGGCGTCCAGAGCGATCTGAAGGCCCTGGGGCCCTATTTCGTGTCCCGGGGGCACGAAGTCGTCGTGGCCTGCCCCTCCGGCGACCAGGTCGACGTTCTCACCCGGGGCGGGGTGACCCACATTCCGTTCTCCGTGCACTTCCGGACGCCCGGACAGTTCGGCGACCAGGCCCGAAAACTCCGGAGTCTCATTGAACGGGTCCAGCCGACCGTTCTCGCCCCCCAGTCCATCCGCGCTTCCTGGATCTGTCATGCGGCCGCGAAAAACCTCCCCCTGGCCCGGGTTACGACGATCCACAACATTCACAGCAATATGAACGCCCTTTGGGCGGGGGTGATTTTGAACCGGGCGTCGCACCTCGTGATTTTCGAATCCGATCACGAACACCGCCGAATCACGCGGCTCGGTCTGTCCCGCCGGAAAACCCGGGTGATTCCGAGCGGCATCGACACGGAGACGTTCTATCCCGATCCGGAGGCCCGGCAAAAGATGCGCGCGGCCTTGCCGGACCTCGGTCCCGACGATGTGGTCTTCGGATGCGTCGCCCGACTGTCCGAAGAGAAAGCCCACGACAATCTCCTGGCCTCTTACGCGGTGGTCCGGAAGTCCTATCCGAAGACGCGCCTCGTGCTGGTGGGGGACGGCCCTCTCCGGGGCGAGATCGAATCCCGTGCCCGCGAACTCGGGATCGCCCCCTTCGTCCATTTCGCCGGTCAGCAGAGGAACGTGCGCGAATGGCTGAACCTCTTCGACGTGTTCGTTCTGGCCTCCACCCGGGAATCTCTTCCCCGCGCCGCCCGGGAAGCCATGGCCTGCGGACTTCCGGTCATCGCCACCCGCGTGGGGGCCACGCGGGAAGCGGTCCGCGACGGCGAGAACGGGTTTCTTGTGCCGCCCGCCCAGGTGGACTCTTTTGCGCGGGCGATGATCCATTTGCTGTTCGACCCCGACTTGCGGGTCCGGATGGGACGGGAGAGCCGGCGGATGATCGACGCCCGCTTCTCCCAGTCCACATGGCTGGCCGACAACGAATCCGTCTACAAGGTCGCGGGAAGTCTCGCGGGGCGTTTTTCCTCCCGGGAGATCGGTCCGAGACTTCTCGACCCGGCGGTCACGCCATGCTCCTGACCGTCTTCGCTCTGGCCGTCTTCCTTTTCCTTTATCCGCTGGTGATATACCCGCCCCTGATCTGGATCCTCGCGCGCCTTTTTCCCCGTCCGGTGAAGAAATCCCGGACGGCGGATCTTCCGACCGTGACGGTGATCATTCCCGCCCACAACGAAGAAGCGGTGATCGCCCGCAAAATCGAAAACACCCTGGCGCTCGACTACCCGAAGGAAAAACTGGACATCATCGTCGCCTCCGACGGATCGACGGACCGGACCGTTGCCCTGGCCCGAGGGTTTGTGGACCCCTCCTTGTTTTTGCTGGATTTTCCCGTCCGCCGGGGAAAACTGTCGGTGTTGTCCGACGCCGTCGTCCGCTCCCGGGGAGAGATCCTTCTTCTGACCGACGCGTCGGCTCTTCTGCGTCCGGACGCTCTTCTTCTGCTCGTCGAGAATTTTTCCGACCCCCATGTGGGATGCGTGTCCGGTCGCTATGTGATTGCCCGGGATGTGACGCCTCATCTTGATGGCCGGGGGGAAAGCGAGAGGGGATACTTCGAGTTCGAGGTGTTTCAGCGCCGGCAGGAGAGCCTCTTCCATTCGACCCTCGGAGCCCATGGAGCGGGATATGCGCTGCGCCGGAGTCTGTTTCCCGAACTGCCGGCCGGCACCAT
The sequence above is drawn from the Leptospirillum ferriphilum ML-04 genome and encodes:
- a CDS encoding glycosyltransferase encodes the protein MNEHPFKILYLMTDPFGMGGVQSDLKALGPYFVSRGHEVVVACPSGDQVDVLTRGGVTHIPFSVHFRTPGQFGDQARKLRSLIERVQPTVLAPQSIRASWICHAAAKNLPLARVTTIHNIHSNMNALWAGVILNRASHLVIFESDHEHRRITRLGLSRRKTRVIPSGIDTETFYPDPEARQKMRAALPDLGPDDVVFGCVARLSEEKAHDNLLASYAVVRKSYPKTRLVLVGDGPLRGEIESRARELGIAPFVHFAGQQRNVREWLNLFDVFVLASTRESLPRAAREAMACGLPVIATRVGATREAVRDGENGFLVPPAQVDSFARAMIHLLFDPDLRVRMGRESRRMIDARFSQSTWLADNESVYKVAGSLAGRFSSREIGPRLLDPAVTPCS
- a CDS encoding glycosyltransferase family 2 protein; translation: MNGTAIETNKKQSSTAPSGWKPVEQGRYLFTVFTSAYNREKKIPRVYESMKSQTFRDFEWLIVDDGSVDNTRELVEKWQKEADFPIRYFWKENGGHHSAFNLGVQKAQGTLFLQLDSDDACFPNALEVFANTWNNLPAPKEQYAGITGLCVDQDGALIGDLYPRDIMDSTSLEMHYRFHVKGEKWGFTRTDLLRSHPFPIVEGVKWFPPNVVWYAIGRKYKTRYINQKLRTYFMETAQKSDQAAYFPVKKVAPGISYLHRTVLNEDIDKFSYSPKDFLRFAVHYGRFSLHAGRSFGTQYRELNNGLARTLWFLGLPLGMGLYIKDQSKVRKQAQKS
- a CDS encoding glycosyltransferase, which codes for MIPVLYLIEHLRQGGSERYVAELVRSAREMGVEPHVGCFAEGGIFYDEIRRVGIPLQAYPLDSLYHPSVLRTIRSLSAYIRKHRIRIVHSFQPNANVLGTVVGRLSGTKVVISRRNLGDFGGLGSPRLAWLQKAITNRLSHRVLANSRAVREAAIRGEGFPPEKVVLIYNGLDTERFRPVPDPASRRRELGIPEKGFVFGIASGFRPVKGVDVVIRAFAKARPLCPDSVLVLAGDGLGREQLENLVRELGLEEGVIFLGVRSDMEIIYPAFDAFVLTSHSEGFSNAILEAMGTGLPVVASRVGGNIEMVEDGVRGYLVPPGDPETLSDRLCRLYADPVLTHAMGKEARAWVERTNARDVIVRRFGELYRGVLDE
- a CDS encoding O-antigen ligase family protein, with amino-acid sequence MGNVYPGTGGSLAVSERPVPEGMDFSLPKVPWGYYAAAVVLGFDAFFSVGIPRLILLPLSAVLFLSLALKSAGTPMPAMMALIVYIPYAKAIAGNMGGFLPGLNYTTALMVIVIIGMYSRVQGTHVEPALPLEATFRRLVLLFCVFGAISVIHTDLVFAQWSVFKSIVDYKRWIDPFLVFFLFSYLVRTQKEAKTLIYLMAVSMVVVGIGSLYQHHVISGRSHRVRLKGIAGQANQMGAFYANYMFLILGFVWMKGLTFLKKSLFALGFWGCLLGLFATESRGDFLALVMGMLLFLFLRKKVLFFVAIAGIIFVSVNIQFLPSGLRNRIQHTVTHRDPYGFSGSSGQLDASARTRLALWQGAANMIMSHPLMGVGYKMFPEYIYQYVPHNEETDRLPLRHRDGHNAYLMIGAEMGVPALLLFLLLLLYMFRIMWRAYRASPDRYWKTVSVCGLCAVTSLVLTNLFGSRVISLVLAGYLWALLAILLKVPKWAEEGDPEEEVAP
- a CDS encoding glycosyltransferase family 2 protein — translated: MDGTRVARNTEKVFVVLVTYNRKDLLLECLDGLLRQTRPIDGLVLIDNASTDGTADALYAQKFLPEVPPLNARSVWEFRRESFREGEMTFVYLRLPVNEGGSGGFHEGVKKALEFDCDWLWMMDDDVEPDEGCLQGQLAFSEISKCIHPRKYFQDGLAHEWEGYISAVTGRRVFQPDISFRKGFSFCTINTGCFEGMLIHRSVVEKIGLPDKRFFLGGDDSVYGFLAHYHTPVLYLRDPRINKKKIYQVENNPIGDRSIYYGMRNTFLMQRYLNEKMERYRLIRSFFILVRFVDYALNILQNRPEKFRGYRVLMRAFRDGLTGNFGKGL
- a CDS encoding glycosyltransferase family 2 protein codes for the protein MLLTVFALAVFLFLYPLVIYPPLIWILARLFPRPVKKSRTADLPTVTVIIPAHNEEAVIARKIENTLALDYPKEKLDIIVASDGSTDRTVALARGFVDPSLFLLDFPVRRGKLSVLSDAVVRSRGEILLLTDASALLRPDALLLLVENFSDPHVGCVSGRYVIARDVTPHLDGRGESERGYFEFEVFQRRQESLFHSTLGAHGAGYALRRSLFPELPAGTINDDFVIPMLILSRGYRTVYEDRAVVAEAHLATTRGEFRRRIRISQGNFQQIGLLLPVLGIKDLRALFVFFSHKVVRAFQPFYLLLILALPPLLGGPVFRGFFALQSVFYLAGLAGFLVSRPGRLVSVPLYFLTGNAAILYGFFRQIRSGKSSFRPQWEKS
- a CDS encoding glycosyltransferase, coding for MNEKVLSNGRPLTVCHLFPSLPLHGAENHFLKLCRNLDPDVVRTSIVVMVERGELAPDFEALGIPVTLIPKRSRYDLTVVPRLRAFLKAGQYDIIHTHLFTANFWGRLAAFGLSPVLVSSAHNVVPKERPTLVRVENFLDRFQSRWTDAIFCVTGQVLQSMKSDAGLPRHKLVAIENGLPFPEAAERRIKEARRRLGLPVDRRILAVIGRFSTQKNHTGFLEAFAKVRTKHPGLLVLFIGEGELEGAIREQVAALDLGEAVRFLGQRRDVPALLEALDLLVVPSLWEGLPNVMLEAMAANVPVVATAVGGIPDVLTDGVNGVVCQTSPESLSEAMDRALSRPDEMSRMADAASALIRDRYDIRNTARRYTGFYRNLDRQKRFSRGMRDVLRTGTGRLMSRPGKGRTGTLRVLMYHRIADDPGEDILAVTPFSFFEQMRWLKEEGFPVLPVADALKRLSEENLPEGAVCITFDDGYRDNFTEAFPVLSRFGFSAMVFPVTGFVLGEGEHPRYRQSPVPVPYLTVDQVRQMKAAGIEFGCHTHMHALLPEVSDNQAKDELCQAKKLLEDWIAAPVEVFAYPNGAFRKGHFPLLEQLGFRAAFSVMPGVNRRETDRWILRRTEVSGRDSLRDFMHKMRGGLDLWQGLYQSVKGFYR